In Cicer arietinum cultivar CDC Frontier isolate Library 1 chromosome 7, Cicar.CDCFrontier_v2.0, whole genome shotgun sequence, a single window of DNA contains:
- the LOC101498661 gene encoding uncharacterized protein — protein MPKLFTTLHHLIILSSAAAYLITPSTSSNNNTCRSYCGNITIDYPFALQYGCGHPGFRDLLFCINNVLMFHITSGSYRVLQIDYAYQSLTLHEPHMSTCETLVLGTKGNGFIIEPWRAPYMNPTPDNVFMLISCSPRSPLFQGFPGKHLPCRNVSGMGCEEYYNCPGWESMGRKRMGSSFFGSGPPECCAVPYEAIKGINLTKLECEGYSSAYSVAPLKVDGAGDWSYGIRVRYSVQGSDEFCGACEATGGTCGYGFDGIRQVCMCGNFNSTSNCDSVGLLSSGARSMRLKMFSGIFTYMLAWMTLTVNWI, from the exons ATGCCAAAATTATTCACTACCCTCCATCATCTAATAATTCTATCATCAGCAGCAGCATATCTAATCACCCCATCAACTTCTTCCAACAACAACACATGCCGATCCTACTGCGGAAACATAACAATAGATTACCCATTTGCCCTCCAATACGGTTGCGGCCACCCAGGCTTCCGTGACTTACTCTTCTGCATCAACAATGTTCTCATGTTCCACATAACCTCAGGTTCCTACAGAGTACTCCAAATCGATTACGCATACCAATCTCTCACACTTCACGAACCACACATGTCCACGTGCGAAACACTCGTGTTAGGAACAAAAGGCAACGGCTTCATAATCGAACCATGGCGAGCCCCATACATGAACCCAACACCCGACAACGTTTTCATGCTCATATCCTGCTCTCCTCGTTCGCCTCTGTTCCAAGGCTTCCCTGGGAAACACTTGCCGTGTAGAAACGTTTCGGGTATGGGGTGCGAAGAGTATTACAATTGTCCGGGTTGGGAATCGATGGGCCGTAAAAGAATGGGCTCTTCGTTTTTTGGGTCCGGCCCACCAGAGTGTTGTGCGGTGCCGTATGAGGCTATTAAAGGGATTAATCTAACAAAGCTGGAGTGTGAAGGGTATAGTAGTGCTTATAGTGTGGCACCGTTGAAAGTTGACGGGGCTGGTGATTGGTCTTATGGAATACGTGTGAGATATTCGGTTCAAGGGAGTGATGAGTTTTGTGGAGCGTGTGAGGCAACTGGTGGCACGTGTGGGTATGGTTTTGATGGGATTAGGCAAGTTTGTATGTGTGGGAACTTTAATTCAACCTCCAATTGTGATTCAG TGGGCTTATTATCATCGGGAGCAAGGTCTATGAGGTTGAAAATGTTTTCAG GAATTTTTACCTATATGCTAGCATGGATGACACTGACAGTAAACTGGATTTGA
- the LOC101498985 gene encoding cysteine-rich receptor-like protein kinase 1, with amino-acid sequence MQNYHILRGIILSCLLLCVACFNGAVHEAGLTCGSYQYPGDNGGNKLMQNWMIAMDGVSFQVKEHGWGAQTLVGNWHPMYALGQCHRDLNPTQCYDCFTQARQLLSRCVPKVAGRIYLDGCFLRYDNYTFFDESVDSNRDTNMCGTTEKGETTLKRVASLISNVSKSAGEHRFAVEGEGGVYALAQCWETVDKWSCQRCLREAGKKVQGCVPAPEGRSLFTGCFMRYSTRKFYKDVVAQNDAQTTPPPPRDRHINVWIIIACVISAIAVILLIVPIAFLSRRKMVSHEKSNNHFGGSPSFAYVAGFSFRYDVLEKATNYFDVTNKLAPKGEEDGSMFKATLPTGRTVAVKRLSFDTRQWTDVLFNEVNLINGIQHKNVVKLLGCSIDGPESLLVYEFLPNKSLDQILFDKDSKNVVSWEQRFQIICGIAEGLAYLHEGSGTKIIHRDIKSSNILLDEALNPKIVDFGLALCVAKNKSNLNTGTAGTLRYMAPECLSQGQMTEKSDIYAFGVMVTEIVCGKKNSAYPQGSNSVLHSVWKSFKENNITTSVDPSLQGKCVVEEASSALQIGLLCTQSSATLRPSMSEVVQMLTKKDYIIPSPKQQPFLNYTVLTLDDRTLASTMSITSNGHASTRSSFHSTTSSLHPGEDATLLESRFSTSGRFTNSESPDLSIQVNMLVPQPR; translated from the exons ATGCAAAATTACCACATTTTACGGGGAATTATATTATCATGTTTATTATTATGCGTGGCTTGCTTCAACGGTGCGGTACACGAAGCAGGTTTAACGTGTGGGTCTTATCAATACCCTGGTGATAATGGCGGCAACAAGTTGATGCAAAATTGGATGATTGCAATGGACGGTGTGTCGTTTCAGGTGAAAGAACACGGTTGGGGAGCACAAACATTAGTTGGAAATTGGCATCCAATGTACGCATTAGGACAATGCCACCGCGATCTGAATCCCACACAATGCTACGATTGTTTCACACAAGCGAGACAATTATTATCGCGGTGTGTCCCAAAGGTTGCGGGGAGAATTTACCTTGACGGTTGCTTCCTTCGTTATGACAACTATACATTCTTTGATGAGAGTGTGGACTCCAATCGCGATACAAACATGTGTGGGACGACAGAAAAGGGAGAAACGACTCTCAAACGAGTTGCATCGTTGATCTCGAACGTGAGCAAGAGTGCAGGGGAACATAGGTTTGCGGTGGAAGGAGAGGGTGGTGTGTATGCGTTGGCACAATGTTGGGAGACGGTGGATAAATGGAGTTGCCAGAGATGTTTGAGAGAAGCAGGGAAAAAAGTGCAGGGATGTGTGCCTGCTCCTGAGGGTAGAAGCTTGTTTACTGGTTGTTTTATGAGGTATTCAACCCGTAAATTCTACAAGGACGTGGTTGCACAAAATGACGCACAAACTACTCCTCCTCCTCCTCGAG ACAGGCACATTAATGTTTGGATAATCATTGCATGTGTCATATCGGCAATTGCAGTCATCTTACTTATTGTCCCTATTGCATTTCTAAGCAGGAGGAAAATGGTATCACATGAAAAAA GCAACAACCATTTTGGCGGGTCGCCTAGCTTTGCCTATGTAGCTGGTTTCAGTTTTAGGTACGATGTGCTTGAGAAGGCCACAAATTATTTTGATGTGACAAATAAATTAGCACCAAAGGGAGAAGAAGATGGTTCTATGTTCAAAGCAACACTCCCCACAGGAAGAACTGTTGCTGTTAAACGTTTATCTTTTGATACACGACAATGGACAGATGTTTTATTCAATGAAGTAAATTTGATTAATGGGATTCAACATAAGAATGTGGTGAAACTTTTGGGGTGCAGCATTGATGGTCCTGAAAGCTTGTTGGTTTATGAATTTCTGCCTAATAAAAGTCTTGATCAAATCCTTTTTGATAAGGACTCAAAAAATGTTGTGAGTTGGGAGCAACGGTTTCAAATCATATGTGGGATAGCTGAAGGCTTAGCATACCTTCATGAAGGCTCTGGAACAAAGATTATTCACAGAGACATAAAGTCCAGTAACATTCTTCTTGATGAGGCTCTTAATCcaaaaattgttgattttggtCTTGCTCTTTGTGTTGctaaaaataaatctaatcTTAACACTGGAACTGCAGGGACAct GAGATATATGGCTCCTGAGTGTCTCAGTCAAGGACAAATGACAGAGAAGTCAGATATATATGCTTTTGGTGTGATGGTTACTGAAATTGTTTGTGGTAAAAAGAATAGTGCTTACCCTCAAGGGTCAAATTCAGTACTCCACTCT GTGTGGAAGAGTTTCAAGGAAAATAATATCACAACATCTGTCGATCCCAGTCTGCAAGGAAAATGTGTGGTCGAAGAGGCATCAAGTGCACTTCAAATTGGTCTTCTTTGTACACAATCTTCTGCTACTCTTAGACCATCCATGTCAGAAGTAGTTCAAATGCTAACAAAAAAAGACTACATTATTCCATCACCAAAGCAACAACCATTCCTTAATTACACAGTGCTTACTTTAGATGACCGCACTTTAGCTTCCACCATGAGCATTACGTCAAATGGGCATGCAAGTACAAGATCATCTTTCCATAGCACCACTAGTTCTTTACACCCAGGTGAAGATGCAACACTACTAGAGAGTCGTTTTTCTACTTCTGGCAGGTTCACTAATTCAGAGAGCCCTGATTTAAGTATCCAAGTAAATATGCTGGTACCTCAACCAAGGTAG